The Vicugna pacos chromosome 2, VicPac4, whole genome shotgun sequence sequence CTGCTGCACAGCCGGATGGCTGTGCACAGCCTTTGCGGGGTGACTGAGGCCAGGAGCTCCATCAGGGAGGGGCTGTAGGCATCCACCAAGGTGATGCACTCCCGGACTATGGGAGTGGGCAGCATTGAGCACACACGCTCCAGGGCTTGGCTGATGAGGGTCTTGGTGCTGTTGTTTTTCAGCCACTGGTCCAGCTTCTGGACCCCTTGCAGACACAGGTCACAGGTCACGCCAGCCGTCATCTGGACCTCGCTCTTCTCCCTTGAAGATGCCAGCTCCAGGGAAGGGACCCCATCCACAGCAGCCACATGAGCCAAGCGGGCCGGTGTCTTAGGTTCCTCACAGAAGCCCCCCTTCCTGCAGATCTCATTCGGTGGGATAAACCTCAGGGTTTGCCCAGTAGAGGCAAAAATCCGGTGGATGTAGTTCTTGCAAAAAAgagccaggccctgccccagggaCTCACACTGCTCTTGTGTGGTCACCTCTGCCAAGTTGGACAGATTGGGCCCAACAGCATCCTGGAGCCGGGTGACCAGCTGGACACAATCCTGGCACTCAGGAATCTGCGATGGGTGGAAGCTGAGGGTCCCACTAGCCATGAATGGGGCCACCACCTGGGACGTGTCCTCCTCTGAGAGCGCCCCCGGAGTGGTTGGGTGCCTTTGCAGTGGCTCACAGAGGGTGAGAGCCGCACACACCTGTGCAGGGCCGCTGCTGGGGGCCCCACCGAGCAAGCTTAGAATGGCCAAGCGGTGGACGTCCACCATCTGCTTGCATTTCGTCGAGGACTCCTGGCTGGGCAGCCACTCACAGGTCTTCATCACCAAAGCTAGGACGTCATTCTCCACGGCTTCGGGGTTCAGCCCGTTGCTGGCGGCAGCCGCCACATCCAAGCACACATCACAGGGCAGGGACTTGGTGGCGGGCTGGCTCCAGATGGTGCTACGGCAGTGCTCCACGACCCTGCACCTCGTTGCTGCCTGCAGGTCCTGGCACCACACCGCTGAGCCCTTTGCACACTCTTCGGGGCCAGAGACGGGGCCGGCCAGGGCAGCGCCCAGGACCCCGGGCAGGAGAAGCAGCGCACAGAGCATGCTGCGTGGTCGCTCGGCCGGATCCACTGTGCCTGTCTGCCCGGCTGGCGCTATAAACCCAGCCGTCCCGCCTGGCGCCTGAGCAGCTGCATGGGGTGGCCCCGCCCTCCTGGCACCTCCGCAGCCTGACTCATCACCCTGGTTCCCCATAGCCTGGTGTGGGTCACTTCTACCTGGAAAACCGTTTTCCCATCTTCCTGGGGAAACTCATCCATCTTTCAACGCCCAGCTCAAAGACCCCTTTCTTGGGAGCccacctgcctccttcctgggCAGCGGCAGCTTCCCCAGGGCTCACTGTCCTGTCCTGACTTGCTCTCCTGGCTGGGTCCCCTCCTAGAATATGAGACTCTTGGAGGGGACTTTGAGTCTCTGAGGGGTACAAAAGGCATTCTGTCCTTTTCATGCCAGAAGATTAAGTGACTTTAACGACTGGTAACCACTGAAGCTGCTATTTTCTGTACTCGGCCTTGAAGTGGCCTGCCTGGCCGGCCCTGTTCCTGGCCCTGGCACTCGCCAGCGGTGCTGTGCGGGGCACCTTTGTGTCTTCATCTGTGATGGGAGCGCCTCCCCGGACAGCCACATGTGGGAAAGCCGGCAGAAAACCGGGTCCTGGGCCCAGTCAGCTTCTTCCTTCAGGAACCGTGGCTGACGGCGGGCTGGTCCACCGTCGATAGAAAGATTGTTTCATTCCCGTGTCACTTGTtatctcattatttttcttccttagtctttaaAACAATTATCAGGCGGGAGAATCAGCACTGGGCAGATACACACAGGTGTCCTGAGTTGGATCCTGTTTGTGAGATGGAGAGTTCCGGAGCCAGCCTCACCTGTGGCCTGATTTCCACGCGGCTCAGCATGCCTGCTGAGCTCCCCAGGGTGGGCAGGTCAGGAGCCCAAGGGTGTGAGCCCCTTGCATGGTGCCCCCTCTCAGATTCTGGGGCTCTGAGTGTCCAGCGGGGCCACTGCACCCCCAGGTATGTGGGTCAGGCCCTGGGCCCCAGATTGTAGCAGCCTCGGTGGAGAAACAAGACTAGGCTGTTCCGTCCGCCTTTGGGGtcgtgggctgggctgggaagaGCACATGGAAAACGGGATGTGCTGAGCTCTTCACACCACCCCCGGGACTGTGGTTCCTTTGGACCAGAGGAGGGACAGCCTTAGGGATGAGGTGACCCTGGGCACTCAGGTGCGGGGATGGCAGCTGGCTGCTCCTGGGCGCAGAGGTGGAGCTGGGGGCGTGGGTGCCTGGGGAAGGCAGGGCTTGGTTCCTTTCGACACCCTCTTCGTGCACTTGCTTTTCACTCAGCACATTGCCCGAAATTCCAGAGCACCCACTCTCATCCTACGAGGACTGCGGGCACAGGGCTGAGCGAGCAGGAGGCCCTGCCTGAGGCTTGGGCAGGCCTGTGGCAGGCCCCCGCCGGGCGGCCCGGCCCCCTGCTCGGCCCTCAGGACTGCTGCCTTGGTCCTCTCCCCGCGACGCCGCCTGCCCCGGGGGCCCGGGGCGCTCTCCCTGCTGATGAGACattgaactgttttttttttttataagaagtATATAAGAGACTTCTCTCTGGgactttctaattttttaatttttattaaaatatttcatgtaaGCAGGAAAGAGCACAGATTGTAAGTGCTCAGCTCAGTGAAGATTCACAAACTGAGCCAACACCCAGATCCAGACAGAACAGCTGACAATTCTgggcagcccccccaccccccgccccgcgcACCTGCCAgccgcccctgccccgccccccaccgtcccctgccccgccccgccgcccctgcCCCAACCCGCTGCCCCAATCAGACTATTTTGGCTTCTTAGGTGCAATATTGTGCCTATGAGATTCGTCTGCGCTGCTTCATTCTCATTTCTGTGTGGAATCCATCAGATGAATTCATTATTTACCTCTCCTACCCGCTGTGGTCATTTGAGTCACGTCTGGGTTGGGGCTAGCGTGGGTGACGCTGCTCTAAACATTTCTATGCATGTCTAGCAACGCACGCGTCTCCCCATCTCTGCTGGGTTTTCTCGGGGAGCAGAATTGTGGGGGTCAGCATGCAGGTGTCCAGTAGACACTGACAGATGGCTTTCCACAGCGGGTGTGCCCGTCCCCCACAGCCCGATGAGCTGGCCTGTGTTTCTGGCATGTGTCCACCATTCTTGGGGCGCTTCTGCACTTAATGGCACAAGACTTGTTCCGGTCTCGTCTGCTGCTTTCCTCGGACCAGCCATGGAGTCAGCCTGCTCGCCAAGGgcaatggtatttagaaaccaagacccagacgCTAGGTGTGCTCATTGTTACTGTGGTGTCATTACATCTAGGCCGTCTCGGTGAACAGAGCAGCGAACACCTTACCTCTTACTGACAGGGgtaaaggaagagagagggagagaggctgtGTTCACACAGAAGTAGAGAAGTAGacactcacagatgtagaaacagATCTGCACATACATGTGGACACACGTGCATGTAGCACAGCAACCGTCTGCCATATGTCTTCATAAGACTGTGAGTTCACTTTGATCATTAGATAATGGCAGCTTAGGCAACAGTCTAGTTTTCTCCTTTTCCGTATTTTTAATTCCCTTGCCCAACAGTGAGGAGCTTGGCTCCCATTAACCTTAACATACTCACTCATTTGCTGAaccctaaaatataaaaatgtagttTCAGAAAATCTAACACCTGCCACTGTGAAAAGTAAAACCTACTAACTAGACTTCTGCATTTGTATACATTTGTCTTTATCCTACTGATAAAATTTACGTGTAGCAAAATGGACACCTTATAACTGTGCAATGCAGTGTTTTCTGACAAATACACCCGTAGAGAGGCAGAAGGCTCCTGTGCCCTGTCCCCATCACCCCTCAGCCAGAGTGAGTGCTTGTCTGGTCTTCCTCACTGTAGATCAGTCTCACCTGTTTCTGAGCAGGCAGCAGTGGAATCGGTGCTGGGCTCTCCCAGGGTCTGCTGCTTTCACTGTCCTTCCGAGAGCCAGCCCTGCCATCCCCGCAGCTCCCGGCACCTCGCCGCTGGGCAGAGTCCCCTGTGCCATCTGCCGCAGTCTCCTTATCACTGTGGCTGGCATCGGGCACTTCCAGTCTGGAGTCGTTTGAGCGCTAATTGCTGCTCTGTACATTCTTGGGACAGAGTGGGCGTCTCTGTTGGGTGGGCACATAGGACAGTACTGCTGGGGGGGCCCTGCAGGCGGAGGTGGCACTGGCGTGGCGGCACGAGGCCGTGTCACCCCAGCAGTGTTGCTCCACATTACCCCGATTTCTCCCCACAGAAAATGCCAGAAATGACACACTGTGTGTCTGCCTACCACCCACCGTTTAACAAAAGGCAgcatttgctgtatttttttttataaattccatttgtttaaaaaaaatctatctggaagttgtttattttttcttcccaagTAAAGACAAGTCTGGTCCCAGTGGGATGGGAGGTAGCATTTTGTGGGTGGGACCCTTATGTGGAGccagggtcagggaagggaaGCAGAGGAGGTGAGGAAGAAGCTGCTGACCCCTTGCTCGGAGGCCCAGCTCGGAGAGGGAGGGAACCAGGAGGATTCTGATTCCACAGAACACAGAAGACACGGCCCATTTCTCAGCACTCTGCCCGGCCCTCAGGCCCGCATTTCACCATCAGTTCCCGAGGCCGCCCTGCTGTGTGGGTGGGAAGGAGCTGCCTGGGTACACGGTGACAGCTGCTCACTCTTCTGTCCACACAGAGTGGCAGGGGCTCCAGCCCGGCAGGGCTCGTGGCCTGCTCTGCACTCTGAGCACAGGCGCGCCAGCTTCTCCGACCTCCTGGCCCTTCCCTTCATCCTGCTGGGCCCTGCCTGGGGCTGATACTGATGCTCTCCCCCAGGGCGGCCCACTGtccctctctgccctccctgcctcttctGGGTGACACTCCTGTCCCTGCCCAGGACCCCCTGCACCACCCGGCCAAGAGTGGGATCCGCGCAGTTGCTCATTTCCCGCGTATTTTTGCCGCCCCTGCTATGATCTGGGGCTCACTgcggagggaggaggggccgACGTTCAGGTCCTGGGCACAGACCGGCCCGGCTGAGGCCAGGTGGGAATGGGTTCTGTGGCGTGGAGCAGGAAGAGGGCGGAAGCGGGCTGGAGGAGCAGGTGCTCTCCCGGCCCGGTGGCCCCCGGGTCTCCCTGGGAAGCTGGTGCAAGCGCAGCGCTTGGATGAAGTGGGCACCCAGGGGAGGCACCCCAGgcgggaggcagggcaggggcagaggtggTGGGGGTGTGCACCGCGGTCGGGGAGGCCAGCCAGCACCTCTGAGAGTGAGGCCGGACAGGCCTCCTGAGCCACTGAGCTCCGCAGAAGAGGCATTTGTTGCTTCTGAGAAGGTCGAGGTAGGATTTATCCAGGTACCATCTTTGTGAGGTCTGGGGGAGAGAGGGCACTCAGGTGAGGGGTGTGGGCAGGTAGCCCAAGGCCAGGGTCACAGCCTCCTCCAGGAAAGCACCCAGCCCACCAGAGACCCCGGGGAGCCAAGCCCTGGCCCCGCAGCCAGACCTGGGGTCTGCATCACAGCGGCCGAGGGTGGCCTGGCAGAGCCAGGCAGTGAGTGGAGGCGGCCAAGGCGAGGTGAGGGTTGCCCGGGAGCCAAGTGGGAGGCCAGGACTCAAACCTGACCCAACAGGTGTGGGTGCGTGGGTGAGCCTGGAAGAGTTAAGGGGCAGGAGCGGGGGCCATGGGATTCCTGAGCGGGGCTGAGATGAGGAGATGCCGGGAGGGTCCAATCAGAGCATCCGCTGAACACAGGGTTGGTGAGGATCAGACTTCACCCCCGAGCCCCAGAGAGGAGCTGGACGGACAAGTCGGCCGAGCCCGGAGCAGCACcatctgccctcctcccctcgTGCTGAGACACAGGTGCTCCTGGAGGGGTGGAGGCGTAGGGTTCGCAGGGAGTTGCTGGCTACAGAGTGATCATCATTTCACGGATGTGTGATGTGGGCGGGGGCCCTGAGCACTTCCTGCTCCAGCTGAACCTGACTCCCCACCTGGGAATGGCTGCCCTCCGAGGTCCACCTTGAGGTCTCGGCTTCATGGTAACAACAGAGGGAAGAGACTGCCCCCCAGGCAAtgccagctctggaggccagagtctGACATCGCGGTGCTGGGAAGGCCGAGCTCTAGGGGAGGGCCCTTCCTCCCTTGCCTTGTCCTGGTGGTGGCCAGTAAGCCTTGGTGTCCCTGGGATTGGGGCAGCgtccctccagcctctgcccccgtcttcacgtggccttctccctgtgtctctctgtatccagatttcctcttcttataaggacattagtcattggattagggcccattctAATGTAGTGTGACCTTGTCTTAACCAGTTACATCCACAAGGATCTTATTTCCAAAATAAGGTCACAGTCATAGGTCccaggagttaggacttcaagCCTGTCGTTTAAGGGACATGATTCATCCCATCCTCAGCAGAGGATTCTGGCCTGCTGACCCTGACCTTTAAACTTGGACAGCCTGGGTTGGAGAGCCCACCCCTGCGTGGAGAGCATCTCGGGTCTGGGCCAAGCACCTGGGTGTTGGTGGGGCACCTGCCACGTGCCGGCCCCTGAGTGCTGTTTGTAAAGCTCTTCTCAGCACAAGGCAAGTCTCAGAGGGTTTGGACCTCAGCTCCGGGACACACAGGCCTTAGCGTTCCTGGTCCCTGCAACCCGAAAGCCCTGGGAGGCACTGGGCCTTCCAGCCACGCTGGCCCCCAGTTCCAGCCACTTAGGGGCCCTGTCTTAAGGCTGTGAAGCTATAGTCCTCCAGTGATTCGGGCGTTAAGACCAGAGACCAGAGAAGCCAGGAAGCTTAGGGGCACAGACCCAAGGCGCAGGGACTCTGAGGTCCAGGGCTTAGACATACAAGCCTCCGGAGCCCGGAGACCCCACTGGGGCTCAGGATGCCGGCGTGGGCTGACTGTCTCCCTGTGCCCAGCGCCTTGGGTGGTCCTGTGCCACCTCCGGCCGAGTCTGGAGATCCCCCCGGCACATCTGAAAGCGCACATGGGTGCTTTCCCCACGCACCTCCCTGTGCGGGGCATGCCCCACCTTCCCAGGCCAGGCTCCAGCTCCAGGATTGTCTTAACGTAACAAGGCCCGCTCGCCTGCCCAGCCCAGGAGGCGGCTGTGGGAGAGCTCCTGGGAGAGCTGGCAGGGCCCTCCCAGCAGGCAATGTAGGTTATCTCATCTCCCTGGGCGAAGGGAGCAGGCAGGTGATGTGGGCAGAGTTCTCCTTGCgcttagaagaggaaagacagCCATCTCCAAGGGGCAGGCGGCCCGCACCGGCTCTGTTTAGCTTCGCTTTCCTATATGTGTTCAGCAGTGCTTTACTGATCCCCTGCTCTGTCCTGAGTGCTGTTCTAATTTGAATTAGTTAAACAGGAAATGCTGTGCTCCTGGTACTCgtgggaggaagaagaaattaaacAATGATAATACATAAGTAGGTGTTATAAGATGGGGAAGGtgagtgagagggagagaaattaggggtggggtgggatcaTCAGTGGGGGTGGTCTGCCTGCAACAATATTTGGGTGAAAACTCAACCTGGGTAAGAGCCAGGTAGGTGTCCAGGGGACGTGTGCTCTAGAGGGActggcctgtgcaaaggccctgtggcaggtggGTGCAGGAATAGCAAGGAGGCTGGGGATGGAAGCAGGGAGAGCTGATCAGGAGGAGTTGGAGGTTGCTGCAGGAATCCAGGTGAGACCCAGGTGAGGGCCCGAGAGGCAGGGTGGGTCGTGGCTCTGGATTCCGCATGTTTGTAGTAAGAGCCAATGGAATATACTGCGTGTTTGAATGTGGAACGTGAGGGGGGTCAGGGACCAGGCAGATGTCTGACCTGAGTGCCTGGGAAGCTGGTCTGGGGGAGGGAGCTTCAGGCAGACAGACCTGTTGGCCTGGCCTGTTGTAACATCCAGGTGAGGGGCAGATGCCTGATCTAGGGCATGGTGTGGAGGAGGATGAGGGAGGGGCACTGAGGACCGGCTGTCACTGCAGGTGGTGAGACGGGGGAGCAGGGGACGAGGGGATGCCCAGGCTTGCATGATGGGCCCGCGGGTGCCGGCCTTCATCCCAGCAGGAGGGAGTGGTTTGGGGGAAAGCCAATGGTGACCTCAGAAGAGAGGTGACCAGGGTGAGAGAGGGACAGGCCATCGGGGCTCAACAAGGAGGTCCAGGCGGGGGTGAAAGTGTTGAGGTCGCAGCCTCTGGGTGGTCTTTGAGGTTCCGAGGTTGAGAACATGCCGGGCAACCAGGGAAAGGAGCCAGGACTGGGGGCGAGGTGGGCGTGGGAAGGATTTAAAGATTTGACTGTCCTGGGTGTGTCGGGAGGGTGCTGGCCACCCCCATGAGGGGCACGGCAGCCGATCACGTGGGCTGAGGGGTGCTGGGGAGGAGCGCTGGGGCTCTCGGAAGGGGACACACCGGGGGTCGAAGGCTGCAGGATGGAGGCAGGTgcggaagggaagggaagggaaagagagccCTGTTTCCTCCTCTAACCAAGTGATTCACCAGCGTCCCAGAGGGAAGGGTCCaactcccacccaccccaccctgggACTGTGGGGTGACCAGCCCCCAGGGGGACCTGATTTCTCTCACCTGAACCCAGCCCGGAGCTTGTGCGGCTTTAGCCTCCTCTCCCTCAGTCCCTGGCTTAGTTCCCTGGGCCGCGTAACAAAGCACCAGACCAGGTGCTGAACAGCAGTGGTCTGTGGTCTCCCAGTTCTGCGGGCCGAAGGTCTGAGCCCAGGGTGTCTGCAAGCTCTGTTCCTTCTGGCGGATCTAGGGACAAGCCGTCCCAGCCTCTCGCCCAGCTTCTGGGGTTTGCTGGCGATCCTTGGTGTTCCCCAGCTGGTGGAAGCGTCGCCCCGACCTCTGTCTCTCTCGTCACACGATCTCCTTGCTGGGTGCCTGTCTGTGTCCACATTTACTCCTTTtcgtaaggacaccagtcatgttggactAGGGGCTTACACTGCTCCAGTGGGACCTCATTTAACAGTTCTGTCTACCACAACCCTGTTTCCCAATATGGCCCCACTCTAAGGCACTAGGGGTTGGGACTTCAATATGTGAATCTGGTGGGGGGGCCAGTTCAACCCATCACAGCCACTGCCATTGGTATTTATAGATATTGAGGGTGCGGCCGGGGATGCTGCAGGgccccggcccccagccctccATCCCGCCCGCAGAGTGGTGGGGGGTCCACCTGTGCCGGGTGCCGGGCAGAGCCCACCCAGTCCGCCCCCAGGTAATCCCCCCGCCCAGCCCAGAGGGAGGCACTGGGCCTGCTCCGTCTTAAGGTGAGATCGTGTGGTTTCAGAACTTGCTGGCCACAGAACTAGTGACAGCTGAGGCCGAGGTTCCAACCAGGCAAGCCGCCTTCTGAGTCCCCAGGCCCTGCGGCTTTGGCCCCCTGGGGACACTGTACCCTCCTGCGTCTCCCCACACACTGGGTTCTTTGGCTCCCAGGGCAGCCCAGCGGACAGGGGTCGAGTTCTCCTGGCCTCTGAGGGGACCTTGGCAAAGgctcccaggcctgggcccagtcTCCCTGATTCAGATCGTTCTGTACTCCTCCGTCCAGACGGCCTGGCAGGGCACTGGGGGGCCAGGAGGGCCTTGCTCtggtggggctgggctggacaGGCTTGAGCTCTCCTGGGAGACTGGACCTGGCTGGGGGGACACGGGCCTGGCTCACCAGGGGCCAGAAGACCCCTCCTTAGAGGGGAGACGAGGCAGCTTCCTCTACTGGCTGAAGGGCCGCTGGCCGCTGCTCTGCCCTGTCCCGAGCTGCTCCCAGACCAGGGAGAGGGTCTCATTCTATTTTGGAAGACTCGGGTGGGAGTGTGTGAAGCAGCTGACATGCCTGGATGGAGGTGTCAGGCTGAGAGGCCCCTTTTCTGGGCCCCCGGAGCAGCTGCTGGGTGGACAGTGCTCACTGTCGGGGTCTGCTGTCCCCAGGGCTCTGGCTCGTGAGACACCCTCCTCACGATGGCTTGTCTTCCCTTTTACTGGTCAGTTAGAACACACAGGGCCCTGTGCTCACTGCCCAGCCCTTAAATAAGATCACTCCTGCTCCAGGGTGACCTTGTGGGGCAGTATCACAGTGCCCATACTCACCCATCCCACAGACGAGCacactgagggtcagagaggttcAGCCACTCTCCGCAAGTTCAGCCAGTGTGTGCACAGCCATCATCTTAGATTCGGTCACTTCTCTTTGTTTGTTAATCCCATCCTGGAAAAGGTTCTGTTTTCCATGGAGGGATCAGTACACAGTTTCCAAGTCAATTAATCCACGTACGCAGAAGGTGGGCTTCAGCACGTGGCGGTCAGGGTCAGCGTCTGGGGTCCTCCAGGCTCTGTGGCCAAGGAAGCAGGCTCAGGACAGGAGCCCCGGCTCCTGCCACCTGCCAGGATGCTGCTGCTGCCATCAGGGATGGATCCTAACATGAAAACATGGCAATCACGAAAGGGTTCAGGCCATGGAACCAAGGAAACCTACCCCTATTTATCCAGGGACATTAGGCGGATGTTAACATCTTGTATGTGTGTCACAGAATGTGCAAAGAAGTGAAGCATTGCAGACACAGCGGAGGCATCGCTCCTCCACGGGACCTCCACTCTCCCCCCGATGTGTTCCATTCTCATCCGTGTTCTCCTGCTTTCACTGCCCCCATCTGTGTTCATAAATAAAGGATGCCATGGTGTCGTGTGCCCCAGATCTACACGACTGGTCCGTGCTGGATGTCTCTGCTTGCGGCTGGCTTTGTTCACTCCGCGCTATGTTTGTGAAATGAATCCCTGTTGACAGGTGggattccattgtatggataagcCGCAGCTGATCTGTTTCCTTTCAGAGGGACACTGTGTTTTGCTCCTcccacttttattttcctttttgctatTTTGGCCAGTTCCACTGCCAACAGCTTTGTGTGAGTCTCCTGGGGCGTCTGCGTAAGCCACCCAGAATCTCAGGTGTGGTCTTCTGGAGGCAGGACTGCTGCTCGGAGCCCAGAGCATCTCCTGAGTCACTAGATGTGGCCAAGGTGTGCTCCAGAGCCCGGTGCCAGCCAGGTCGAGAGAAGGATTGGACTTCAAGTTCATGTATTCAGAAGAAGATTTTTGCGTCCCTCCTtccttgccctcccctccccagcaagTGGACAGTAGTGCCGCGTAGAGCTCATACAGATAGACCGAGGTGCACATCCTTGCTTTGCCGCCCACCTGtgggtgacctggggcaagtttcCAGGTGGCGCTGTGCTGACATCTCGGGGTGATGATTCCCCCTCGGGAGGTTGctgtaaggctcagagaggttcggCCACTCTCTGCAAGTTCAGCCAGTGTGTGCACAGCCATCATCTTAGATTCGGTCACTTCTCTTTGTTTGTTAATCCCATCCTGGAAAAGGTTCTGTTTTCCATGGAGGGATCGATGCACAATTCCCAAGTCAATTAATCCATGTATGTGGAAGGTGGGCTTCGAAACATGGAGTTTTGCTCCAATAGGTGATGTACGTGGTGCAGTGTTCAGTAAATGTCGGAAGTTGTCATTTGTTCGTTCATTGATTCACTGATTCATCCCTCTACTCATGAAGCCTTTGGTGCTCCAGGAGGTGGGCTGGCTCCTTGCTCAGCCCCCTGGAGCCTCCCCGACATCCTCTTCCTCAGCTGGGCCCAGAG is a genomic window containing:
- the PSAPL1 gene encoding proactivator polypeptide-like 1, translating into MLCALLLLPGVLGAALAGPVSGPEECAKGSAVWCQDLQAATRCRVVEHCRSTIWSQPATKSLPCDVCLDVAAAASNGLNPEAVENDVLALVMKTCEWLPSQESSTKCKQMVDVHRLAILSLLGGAPSSGPAQVCAALTLCEPLQRHPTTPGALSEEDTSQVVAPFMASGTLSFHPSQIPECQDCVQLVTRLQDAVGPNLSNLAEVTTQEQCESLGQGLALFCKNYIHRIFASTGQTLRFIPPNEICRKGGFCEEPKTPARLAHVAAVDGVPSLELASSREKSEVQMTAGVTCDLCLQGVQKLDQWLKNNSTKTLISQALERVCSMLPTPIVRECITLVDAYSPSLMELLASVTPQRLCTAIRLCSRRRLVRSVPKAQATTLRPLLDKEDQGSFCSGCKRLLGVSARNLERKSTVSGILRAFKGGCSILPLPYVMQCNRFVTEYHPVLVQTLMEVMDPETLCMKMGACHVPRTVLLGTDQCVLGPSFWCRSPEAAEMCGAVEHCQRHMWKEKPFYAGNTRDPGVPRPDASQ